One region of Novipirellula artificiosorum genomic DNA includes:
- a CDS encoding glycogen/starch/alpha-glucan phosphorylase, whose product MMNDTFTSNEIHGGTSTEVLKRSFLDNLSYRQAKFPAVATTYDHYMALAYTVRDRIMQHWLQSASTYYEQSVRSLCYLSAEFLLGPHLGNNLVNLGMESETRQAMLELGLDLDRLLAEEEEPGLGNGGLGRLAACYLDSLASLQIPAIGYGIRYEFGIFDQELKDGWQVERTDKWLRYGNPWEVARPEITFTVGFGGSVREQVDSAGNYQVEWVPDRHVMGMAYDTLIGGYGVPTANLLRLWQAQASESFDFQLFNVGDYQGAVLEKIASENISKVLYPNDEALQGKVLRLQQQYFFTSCALQDMIRIYLQRSSQLGNLHEKFTVQLNDTHPAIGVAELMRLLIDQHAMPWELAWEITRRTFAYTNHTLLPEALERWSVELLGRLLPRHLQIILEINRRHLEGVRKRYPGDEERASRLSLIEEQGSRAVRMAHLACVGSYSINGVAELHSRLLRDEVLRDFHDLTPEKFHNVTNGVTPRRFMLLANPRLSALITHAIGDGWIRDLDQLHRLEPLADDAAFRAEWRVVKRAVKEDLAEKVQQRTGISVDPESLFDVQVKRFHEYKRQHLNLLHILSLYFQIKDNPAADVTPRTFLFAGKAAPGYQMAKLIIKLINSVGEVVNGDSDVNGRLRVAFFPDFNVKNGQWIYPAADLSEQISTAGKEASGTGNMKLSMNGALTIGTLDGANIEIRDHVGPENFFCFGMTVEEVASLQAAGYDPGSLVRDNADLSRIMHRLSDGTFSRGDTELFRPLVENLQYHDPFFVLADFSSYVERQREVSAAFQDREVWTQKSILNVARMGHFSSDRSIRDYCREIWQIDAIQPNGFNSKFKP is encoded by the coding sequence ATGATGAACGACACGTTTACGTCAAACGAGATTCATGGCGGGACCAGTACGGAGGTATTGAAGCGGAGTTTTCTTGATAATCTCAGCTATCGCCAAGCAAAATTCCCTGCGGTTGCGACAACTTATGATCACTACATGGCGTTAGCGTACACGGTACGTGATCGTATCATGCAGCATTGGCTTCAATCCGCGAGTACGTACTACGAGCAATCGGTCCGTAGCTTGTGTTACTTGTCAGCCGAGTTTTTACTCGGGCCGCACCTGGGCAACAACCTCGTCAATCTGGGGATGGAGTCCGAAACGCGGCAGGCGATGCTGGAATTGGGTCTTGATCTCGATAGGCTACTGGCCGAAGAAGAGGAGCCTGGGCTAGGAAACGGTGGGTTGGGCCGGCTAGCAGCATGTTATTTGGATTCGCTCGCATCGCTTCAAATCCCCGCGATCGGCTACGGCATTCGATACGAATTCGGAATTTTCGATCAAGAGCTTAAGGATGGTTGGCAGGTCGAGCGAACCGACAAGTGGTTGCGATACGGCAATCCGTGGGAAGTGGCACGGCCCGAGATTACGTTTACGGTTGGCTTTGGTGGTTCGGTGCGCGAACAGGTCGACTCGGCAGGCAACTACCAGGTTGAGTGGGTTCCCGATCGGCACGTGATGGGAATGGCGTACGACACACTGATTGGCGGCTACGGTGTTCCCACCGCGAATCTATTGCGACTGTGGCAGGCGCAGGCATCGGAGTCCTTTGACTTCCAACTGTTCAACGTCGGTGATTATCAAGGTGCCGTGCTGGAAAAGATCGCCTCGGAGAATATTTCTAAGGTGCTCTATCCAAACGACGAAGCCTTACAGGGAAAAGTTTTGCGTTTGCAACAGCAGTACTTCTTCACGTCGTGCGCGCTTCAGGACATGATACGCATCTACCTGCAACGTAGTTCGCAGCTCGGAAATCTGCACGAGAAGTTCACCGTACAATTGAACGATACCCATCCGGCGATCGGAGTTGCTGAGCTGATGCGTTTGCTGATCGACCAGCACGCGATGCCCTGGGAGTTAGCATGGGAGATCACGCGTCGGACGTTTGCGTACACGAACCATACGCTGTTGCCCGAGGCTCTCGAACGATGGTCGGTGGAACTTTTGGGGCGTCTTTTGCCTCGCCATCTGCAGATCATTCTTGAGATCAATCGACGGCACTTGGAAGGGGTTCGGAAGCGGTATCCTGGGGACGAAGAGCGAGCGAGTCGATTGTCACTGATCGAGGAACAAGGCAGTCGTGCAGTGCGGATGGCACACTTGGCCTGTGTCGGGAGCTACTCGATTAACGGTGTTGCTGAATTACACTCGCGGTTGTTGCGGGACGAAGTGCTGCGAGATTTCCATGATTTGACTCCTGAGAAATTTCATAATGTGACCAACGGTGTGACGCCACGGCGATTCATGCTATTGGCGAATCCACGACTCTCCGCTCTGATCACCCACGCCATCGGTGATGGCTGGATTCGCGACCTTGATCAGTTGCATCGGCTCGAACCTCTGGCCGACGATGCAGCGTTTCGTGCCGAGTGGCGTGTCGTGAAGCGAGCCGTCAAAGAGGACCTGGCGGAAAAGGTCCAGCAGCGGACGGGAATTTCCGTTGACCCAGAGAGTCTATTTGATGTTCAGGTCAAGAGATTTCATGAGTACAAGCGGCAACATCTCAATCTGCTACATATTCTGAGCCTTTACTTTCAAATTAAGGATAACCCTGCCGCGGACGTCACGCCACGAACGTTCCTGTTTGCGGGCAAGGCGGCGCCCGGTTACCAGATGGCGAAGTTGATCATCAAGCTGATCAACTCGGTCGGAGAGGTCGTGAACGGAGACTCGGATGTGAACGGAAGATTGCGCGTGGCATTTTTCCCCGACTTCAATGTGAAGAATGGACAGTGGATCTATCCAGCAGCCGACCTGTCGGAGCAGATTTCGACGGCCGGCAAAGAGGCATCGGGTACGGGCAATATGAAGCTATCGATGAACGGGGCTTTAACGATTGGCACGCTCGATGGAGCGAATATTGAAATACGTGATCACGTCGGGCCCGAAAACTTCTTCTGCTTCGGGATGACGGTCGAGGAGGTCGCGTCGTTACAGGCCGCTGGCTACGATCCTGGTTCGCTTGTCCGTGACAACGCAGATCTATCGCGAATCATGCACCGGCTTAGCGATGGCACCTTCTCTCGCGGCGATACAGAGTTGTTTCGTCCTTTGGTCGAGAATCTTCAATACCACGATCCGTTTTTCGTTTTGGCCGACTTTTCAAGCTATGTGGAAAGGCAACGGGAGGTCAGTGCGGCCTTTCAGGATCGCGAAGTTTGGACGCAAAAGTCCATTCTGAATGTAGCCAGGATGGGTCATTTCTCATCAGATCGTAGCATCCGCGACTATTGTCGTGAGATTTGGCAGATCGACGCGATTCAGCCGAACGGTTTCAACAGCAAGTTCAAACCGTGA